One Candidatus Peregrinibacteria bacterium DNA segment encodes these proteins:
- the pnp gene encoding polyribonucleotide nucleotidyltransferase, which yields MDKKTVKADLAGRNLSLETGKFALQADGAVTIQYGESIVLCSAMMSEKGKEGADFFPMTIDYQERFFAAGKIKGSRFMKRDGRATDEAVLKARQIDRPIRPMFPKGITNEVQGIAMVLSADLENECGVLALTGMSAAMMVAGLPFAGPLAGVRIGMKDGQFIVFPSIEQTTTGDLDLVVAGTLDAITMVEAGANEVTEDKMLEALELAHSVIKQICQLQIDLVAQVKPVARTYDYAKPSDEILALVAGVVSAEELDSVRGVGKAAIKNAVHVLQDKVVTHFAAEIEAETQSAGALKEALQKLIDENLRKNILEKDLRIDGRTLDEVRPIACEVGIIPRTHGSGLFQRGETQVLTLTTLGAPGDAQILDSMEMDIEKRYIHYYDFPPFSTGDLKPQRGPSRREIGHGALAERALKPMIPAKEDFPYTIMVVSETLTCNGSSSMGSVCGSTLSLMDAGVPLKKPVSAVAMGLVCSKEFKETGTGTYKILTDIQSFEDFAGDMDFKVAGTNDGITALQMDIKVKGITTAMMKEAMAKGKVARDSIMKDMLSVLPEPRKELSKYAPIITKIQINPDYIRDVIGKGGETIQKITAECGVEMDIEQTGLVIITAPNKEASDKAEKWVRSIVYEPTVGEEFDGTVVSIMDFGAFVEFVPGKDGLVHISMLRPWRVNKVSDVVQLGDKVHVKLVKIDEQGRFNLSMKEFYKDENPQGPAPMPGAPMGGPAPKPGQLDTSIDGGF from the coding sequence ATGGATAAGAAAACCGTTAAAGCGGACCTTGCCGGCCGCAACTTAAGCTTAGAAACAGGCAAATTCGCGCTCCAAGCCGATGGAGCCGTCACCATTCAATATGGTGAAAGCATTGTGCTTTGCAGCGCGATGATGTCCGAAAAAGGCAAGGAAGGAGCCGATTTCTTCCCGATGACCATCGATTACCAAGAGCGTTTCTTCGCTGCCGGTAAAATCAAAGGATCTCGTTTCATGAAGCGCGATGGACGCGCCACCGACGAAGCCGTTTTGAAGGCTCGTCAAATCGACCGTCCCATCCGCCCTATGTTCCCCAAAGGGATAACCAATGAAGTCCAAGGAATCGCGATGGTGCTCTCCGCCGATCTCGAAAACGAATGTGGCGTTTTGGCCCTCACCGGTATGTCCGCTGCCATGATGGTGGCTGGTTTGCCTTTCGCAGGTCCTCTCGCCGGAGTTCGCATCGGAATGAAGGACGGACAATTCATCGTCTTCCCAAGTATTGAACAAACGACCACTGGAGACCTCGACCTCGTTGTCGCAGGAACCCTAGACGCCATCACGATGGTGGAAGCCGGAGCCAACGAAGTGACCGAAGACAAGATGCTCGAAGCTCTCGAGCTCGCTCACTCTGTGATCAAGCAAATCTGCCAACTTCAAATCGATCTCGTAGCTCAAGTGAAGCCTGTCGCTCGCACCTACGACTACGCCAAGCCTTCGGATGAAATCCTCGCCCTCGTGGCAGGAGTGGTTTCTGCCGAAGAACTCGACAGTGTTCGTGGAGTAGGAAAGGCAGCCATCAAGAATGCCGTACACGTTTTGCAAGACAAGGTGGTCACCCACTTTGCCGCTGAAATCGAAGCTGAAACGCAAAGCGCTGGCGCTCTCAAAGAAGCCCTTCAAAAGCTCATCGACGAAAACCTCCGTAAGAATATTCTTGAAAAAGATCTTCGTATCGACGGTCGTACCCTCGACGAAGTTCGTCCCATCGCGTGTGAAGTGGGCATCATCCCAAGAACACACGGATCCGGACTCTTCCAACGTGGAGAAACTCAAGTGCTCACCTTGACCACCCTTGGTGCTCCGGGCGACGCTCAGATCCTCGACAGCATGGAAATGGACATCGAAAAGCGTTACATCCACTACTACGACTTTCCACCTTTCTCTACGGGAGACTTGAAGCCTCAACGTGGACCTTCTCGCCGAGAAATCGGACACGGAGCTCTCGCGGAGCGCGCTCTCAAGCCGATGATCCCTGCCAAGGAAGATTTCCCTTACACCATCATGGTCGTATCCGAAACGCTGACCTGTAATGGATCCAGCTCCATGGGATCCGTCTGTGGATCAACGCTGTCCTTGATGGACGCTGGAGTACCGCTCAAGAAGCCGGTTTCCGCTGTGGCCATGGGACTCGTATGCAGCAAGGAATTCAAAGAGACCGGAACGGGAACCTACAAGATTTTGACTGACATCCAGTCCTTCGAAGACTTCGCAGGGGACATGGACTTCAAAGTCGCCGGAACCAACGACGGGATCACCGCTCTTCAAATGGACATCAAGGTGAAGGGAATCACCACCGCCATGATGAAAGAAGCGATGGCCAAAGGAAAAGTGGCTCGTGACTCTATTATGAAGGACATGCTCTCTGTCTTGCCTGAACCTCGCAAAGAGCTCAGCAAGTACGCCCCCATCATCACTAAGATTCAAATCAACCCTGATTACATCCGCGATGTGATTGGTAAAGGAGGAGAAACCATCCAAAAAATCACCGCTGAATGTGGGGTAGAAATGGACATTGAACAAACCGGTCTCGTCATCATCACTGCTCCCAACAAGGAAGCGTCTGACAAGGCTGAAAAATGGGTCCGCTCCATTGTTTACGAACCCACCGTGGGTGAAGAATTCGACGGAACCGTGGTGTCCATCATGGACTTCGGAGCCTTCGTGGAATTCGTTCCCGGCAAAGACGGTCTCGTGCACATCAGCATGCTCCGCCCTTGGCGCGTGAATAAAGTTTCCGATGTGGTACAACTTGGCGACAAGGTTCACGTCAAATTGGTGAAGATTGATGAGCAAGGTCGTTTCAACCTCTCTATGAAGGAGTTTTATAAGGATGAAAACCCTCAAGGACCCGCTCCGATGCCAGGCGCCCCCATGGGTGGACCTGCCCCCAAACCCGGGCAGCTCGATACGAGTATTGACGGAGGTTTCTAG
- a CDS encoding DUF3307 domain-containing protein, with the protein MPAVLFEMLLAHFLGDFVFQSNDLIVRKYRSWTGTFEHVCIISFFTVLFLFPYWHYHETWRAASLIFVTHFFQDILKIKYDIHFNAKRKSTLPFFMDQFLHIGLIVYLTTLFSGLEASAMPIWLHNLYFSQLLTLYLLGLVGFSFVYDLTAFQFLRQKSEAPLTYTPNYKGMRNRLLWFSVAYVLFLLVNGSLV; encoded by the coding sequence ATGCCCGCTGTGCTTTTCGAAATGCTCCTCGCTCACTTTCTAGGGGATTTTGTCTTCCAATCCAACGACCTCATTGTGCGCAAATACCGAAGCTGGACGGGCACTTTTGAACACGTCTGCATCATTTCTTTTTTCACGGTGCTTTTTTTGTTCCCTTATTGGCACTATCACGAGACCTGGCGAGCGGCCAGTCTCATCTTTGTGACGCATTTTTTTCAAGACATTCTTAAAATAAAATACGACATTCATTTCAACGCAAAACGCAAAAGCACCTTGCCCTTTTTTATGGATCAATTTTTGCACATTGGCCTCATTGTTTACCTCACCACTCTATTCAGTGGATTGGAAGCGTCAGCCATGCCCATCTGGCTCCACAACCTATATTTTTCCCAATTGCTCACGCTTTATCTTCTGGGACTCGTAGGGTTTTCCTTCGTCTACGACCTCACGGCTTTTCAATTCCTTCGACAAAAAAGTGAAGCACCCCTCACTTACACGCCCAACTACAAAGGCATGCGAAACCGTCTGCTCTGGTTCAGTGTGGCTTATGTTTTATTCCTCTTGGTGAACGGCAGCCTCGTGTAG
- the rpsO gene encoding 30S ribosomal protein S15, with product MKHDEKKKVFKKFGKHDKDTGSAQVQVALLTTRINQLTEHLKAHKNDTHSRQGLLKMVGKRRRHLTYLASKNKEDYEKVIGELELRK from the coding sequence ATGAAACACGACGAGAAGAAAAAAGTTTTCAAGAAATTCGGAAAACACGATAAAGATACAGGTTCAGCTCAAGTGCAAGTGGCCCTTCTGACCACCCGTATCAATCAACTCACCGAGCACTTGAAAGCGCATAAGAACGACACCCATTCCCGTCAAGGGCTCCTCAAGATGGTGGGCAAACGCCGCCGTCACCTGACTTACCTTGCCAGCAAGAACAAGGAAGACTACGAGAAAGTCATCGGTGAATTGGAACTTCGTAAGTAA
- a CDS encoding response regulator transcription factor codes for MKILLVEDEKQIADFIVDVLTKEGHSTTVSDSIDAVLKNKWASHHDVIVLDLMLAEGKRGEELVRALRKNKTTIPILVLSALGQISSKVELINMGADDYMTKPFDVQEFLARLNALYRRHLEKQSNALATYGDIRFHWKQGKVIRAGHEIQLTKKESDLLQFLLERKGEVVSFENILMRVWRAKVGYHSNVVQAVVRRLRKKLDTGFKHELIHNAHGVGYILKIE; via the coding sequence ATGAAAATCCTACTTGTCGAAGATGAAAAACAAATCGCAGACTTTATTGTAGACGTTCTGACGAAAGAAGGTCATTCTACAACAGTTTCAGATTCCATCGATGCGGTTCTTAAAAACAAGTGGGCCTCTCATCATGACGTGATTGTACTGGACCTCATGCTGGCAGAGGGAAAACGGGGCGAAGAATTGGTGAGAGCCTTACGTAAAAATAAAACGACCATCCCAATCTTGGTTTTGAGTGCCTTGGGACAAATTTCCTCCAAAGTGGAGCTGATCAATATGGGTGCGGACGATTACATGACCAAACCCTTCGATGTCCAAGAATTTTTAGCTCGACTCAACGCTCTGTATCGCCGTCACTTGGAAAAACAGTCGAATGCGCTCGCTACTTATGGAGACATCCGCTTCCATTGGAAACAAGGCAAAGTGATCCGTGCGGGCCACGAAATTCAACTCACCAAAAAAGAATCGGACTTGCTTCAATTTTTACTGGAACGCAAAGGGGAAGTGGTGTCATTTGAAAACATTTTAATGCGAGTGTGGCGAGCCAAAGTGGGCTATCATTCCAATGTGGTGCAAGCCGTGGTCCGCCGCCTGCGTAAAAAACTGGACACCGGCTTCAAGCATGAATTAATCCACAACGCTCATGGCGTGGGCTATATACTAAAGATAGAATAA
- a CDS encoding cyclic nucleotide-binding domain-containing protein, with the protein MNLILNILKTIPLFGALTEEEHLSIINHITLQYFPAHYKLFEKGVLGNAMYILKSGMVRIYNEEGELANLGEGDFFGEMALIEDQPRMAAAETLSDCEIFVLNKEDFASLMQNSPETAKKVQEAYLDRKQKDSK; encoded by the coding sequence ATGAATCTCATTCTAAACATTCTGAAGACCATCCCGCTTTTTGGGGCCCTCACTGAAGAAGAGCACCTGTCCATCATCAATCACATCACGCTTCAATACTTCCCGGCCCACTATAAACTCTTTGAAAAAGGAGTTTTAGGCAACGCCATGTACATCCTCAAATCTGGCATGGTTCGCATCTACAACGAAGAAGGCGAGCTGGCCAATTTGGGCGAAGGAGATTTTTTTGGAGAAATGGCCCTGATTGAAGATCAACCTCGCATGGCTGCTGCCGAAACCCTTTCAGATTGTGAAATTTTTGTTCTCAATAAAGAAGATTTCGCATCCCTCATGCAAAACAGCCCCGAAACCGCCAAAAAGGTTCAGGAGGCTTACCTAGACCGCAAACAAAAAGACTCTAAATAA
- a CDS encoding magnesium transporter CorA family protein produces MIAPIIRKIQSGKLSWIDVEEPDLKTLQELQEEHGFHELDVEDCLSDNQRSKVDEYEDYLFVILHLPYLDKRKDTVKSGEVDVFIKNNVLITVHWGALKPVTDLFEECERKEASRKKYMGLSTGYLLYELLDQLFTSVFPVLASIENDVGRLEKDAFSDSMERDMLRDILFVKKNIITSRRVILPLRTVVGQIEHKNKKFLPDTLDVYFDDIMDKVEKIWSSLENLQELIESLQDTNESIIAHTSNRVVKTLTVFSVVMLPLNLLASMYGMNINLPFAEHEHMFFFLGLGMFLVLGALLVIFKIKRWI; encoded by the coding sequence ATGATAGCACCTATTATCCGCAAAATTCAATCTGGAAAGCTAAGCTGGATCGATGTCGAAGAACCCGATTTAAAGACCTTGCAAGAATTGCAAGAAGAACATGGGTTCCATGAACTCGACGTTGAGGACTGTCTATCGGACAATCAAAGATCCAAAGTGGATGAATACGAAGATTATTTGTTTGTGATCTTGCATCTGCCTTATTTAGACAAGCGAAAAGACACGGTGAAATCAGGGGAAGTAGACGTCTTCATTAAAAACAATGTGCTCATCACGGTGCATTGGGGGGCTTTAAAGCCGGTTACAGATCTGTTTGAAGAATGTGAACGCAAAGAGGCCAGCCGCAAAAAATACATGGGCCTTTCCACCGGTTATTTGCTCTACGAATTGTTGGATCAACTTTTCACCAGTGTTTTTCCTGTTTTGGCTTCCATTGAAAACGACGTTGGACGCCTGGAAAAAGACGCCTTTTCTGATTCAATGGAAAGAGACATGCTGCGCGACATTCTCTTTGTAAAGAAAAACATCATCACTTCGCGCCGTGTGATTTTGCCTCTGCGAACAGTAGTGGGACAGATTGAGCATAAAAATAAAAAATTCCTGCCCGACACCCTCGATGTCTACTTTGACGACATCATGGACAAGGTGGAAAAAATTTGGAGCAGTTTAGAAAACCTCCAAGAGCTGATCGAATCCTTGCAAGACACCAACGAATCCATCATCGCTCACACCTCCAATCGAGTGGTCAAAACTCTGACAGTCTTTTCGGTGGTCATGCTGCCGCTCAACTTGCTCGCCAGCATGTACGGCATGAACATCAACCTTCCTTTTGCCGAACATGAACACATGTTCTTTTTTTTAGGACTGGGCATGTTTTTAGTGCTGGGAGCTCTTTTGGTCATTTTTAAGATCAAACGTTGGATTTAG